A genome region from Macaca fascicularis isolate 582-1 chromosome 3, T2T-MFA8v1.1 includes the following:
- the DDX56 gene encoding probable ATP-dependent RNA helicase DDX56: protein MEDSEALGFEHMGLDPRLLQAVTDMGWSRPTLIQEKAIPLALEGKDLLARARTGSGKTAAYAIPMLQLLLHRKATGPVVEQAVRGLVLVPTKELARQAQSMIQQLATYCARDVRVANVSAAEDSASQRAMLMEKPDVVVGTPSRILSHLQQDSLKLRDSLELLVVDEADLLFSFGFEEELKSLLCHLPRIYQAFLMSATFNEDVQALKELVLHNPVTLKLQESQLPGPDQLQQFQVVCETEEDKFLLLYALLKLSLIRGKSLLFVNTLERSYRLRLFLEQFSIPTCVLNGELPLRSRCHIISQFNQGFYDCVIATDAEVLGAPVKGKRRGRGPKGDKASDPEAGVARGIDFHHVSAVLNFDLPPTPEAYIHRAGRTARANNPGIVLTFVLPTEQSHLGKIEELLSGENRGPILLPYQFRMEEIEGFRYRCRDAMRSVTKQAIREARLKEIKEELLHSEKLKTYFEDNPRDLQLLRHDLPLHPAVVKPHLGHVPDYLVPPALRGLVRPHKKRKKLSSCRKARRVKSQNPLRSFKHKGKKFRPTAKPS from the exons ATGGAGGACTCAGAAGCACTGGGCTTTGAACACATGGGCCTCGATCCCCGGCTCCTGCAG GCTGTCACCGATATGGGCTGGTCGCGACCTACGCTGATCCAGGAAAAGGCCATCCCACTGGCCCTAGAAGGGAAGGACCTCCTGGCTCGGGCCCGCACGGGCTCCGGCAAGACGGCAGCTTATGCTATTCCGATGCTGCAGCTGTTGCTCCACAGGAAGGCG ACAGGTCCGGTGGTAGAACAGGCAGTGAGAGGCCTTGTTCTTGTTCCTACCAAGGAACTGGCACGGCAGGCACAGTCCATGATTCAGCAGCTGGCTACCTACTGTGCTCGGGATGTCCGAGTGGCCAATGTCTCAGCTGCCGAAGACTCAGCCTCTCAGAG AGCTATGCTGATGGAgaagccagatgtggtagtgggGACCCCATCTCGCATATTAAGCCACTTGCAGCAAGACAGCCTGAAACTTCGTGACTCCCTGGAGCTTTTGGTGGTGGACGAAGCtgatcttcttttttcctttggctttgaAGAAGAGCTCAAGAGTCTCCTCTG TCACTTGCCCCGGATTTACCAGGCGTTTCTCATGTCGGCAACTTTTAATGAGGACGTACAAGCACTCAAGGAGCTAGTATTACATAACCCG GTTACCCTTAAGTTACAggagtcccagctgcctgggccAGACCAGTTACAGCAGTTTCAGGTGGTCTGTGAGACTGAGGAAGACAAATTCCTGCTGCTGTATGCCCTGCTCAAGCTGTCATTGATTCGGGGCAAGTCTCTGCTCTTTGTCAACACTCTAGAGCGGAGTTACCGGCTACGCCTGTTCCTGGAGCAGTTCAGCATTCCCACCTGTGTGCTCAATGGCGAACTTCCACTGCGCTCCAG GTGCCACATCATCTCACAGTTCAACCAAGGCTTTTACGACTGTGTCATAGCAACTGATGCCGAAGTCCTGGGGGCCCCGGTCAAGGGCAAGCGTCGGGGCCGAGGACCCAAAGGGGACAA GGCCTCTGATCCGGAGGCAGGTGTGGCCCGGGGCATAGACTTCCACCATGTGTCTGCTGTGCTCAACTTTGatcttcccccaacccctgagGCCTACATCCATCGAGCCGGCAG GACAGCACGCGCTAACAACCCAGGCATAGTCTTAACCTTTGTGCTGCCCACGGAGCAGTCCCACTTAGGCAAGATTGAGGAGCTTCTCAGTGGAG AGAACAGGGGCCCCATTCTGCTCCCCTACCAGTTCCGGATGGAGGAGATCGAGGGCTTCCGCTATCGCTGCAGG GATGCCATGCGCTCAGTGACTAAGCAGGCCATTCGGGAGGCGAGATTGAAGGAGATCAAGGAGGAGCTTCTGCACTCTGAGAAGCTTAAG ACATACTTTGAAGACAACCCCAGGGACCTCCAGCTGCTGCGGCATGACCTACCTTTGCACCCCGCAGTGGTGAAGCCCCACCTGGGCCATGTTCCTGACTACCTGG TTCCTCCTGCTCTTCGTGGCCTGGTGCGCCCTCACAAGAAGCGGAAGAAGCTGTCTTCTTGTAGGAAGGCCAGG AGAGTGAAGTCCCAGAACCCACTGCGCAGCTTCAAgcacaaaggaaagaaattcagaCCCACAGCCAAGCCCTCCTGA